In one Methylobacterium sp. SyP6R genomic region, the following are encoded:
- the paoA gene encoding aldehyde dehydrogenase iron-sulfur subunit PaoA: MDKSDSAPRLTRRSVLESGVAAAAVLGFSGRVQAAPSPAPSTPPSPAAEPATPRMPVTLQVNGQARPLDLDPRTTLLDALRERIGLTGSKKGCDHGQCGACTVLVNGRRINSCLTLAVMHEGDEIRTIEGLAEGDQLHPLQAAFVKHDGFQCGYCTPGQICSAAGMLNEAEAGWPSTVTQDLTAKVALTDAEIRERMSGNICRCSAYPNIVAAIRDAGGAATRL, translated from the coding sequence ATGGACAAATCCGATTCCGCGCCGCGCCTGACGCGCCGGAGCGTACTGGAGAGCGGCGTCGCCGCGGCGGCCGTGCTGGGCTTTTCCGGCCGCGTCCAGGCCGCGCCCTCGCCGGCCCCGTCGACGCCCCCGTCCCCCGCCGCCGAGCCGGCGACACCGCGCATGCCGGTGACCCTCCAGGTCAACGGCCAGGCCCGGCCCCTCGACCTCGATCCGCGCACCACGCTCCTCGATGCCCTGCGCGAGCGCATCGGCCTCACCGGCTCGAAGAAGGGGTGCGACCATGGCCAGTGCGGCGCCTGTACGGTGCTGGTGAACGGGCGCCGGATCAATTCCTGCCTGACGCTCGCCGTGATGCACGAGGGCGACGAGATCCGCACCATCGAGGGGCTCGCGGAGGGCGACCAGTTGCACCCGCTCCAGGCCGCCTTCGTCAAGCATGACGGCTTCCAGTGCGGCTACTGCACGCCGGGCCAGATCTGCTCGGCCGCCGGCATGCTGAACGAGGCCGAGGCCGGCTGGCCCAGCACCGTGACGCAGGACCTCACGGCGAAGGTCGCCCTGACCGACGCGGAAATCCGCGAGCGGATGAGCGGCAATATCTGCCGCTGCTCGGCCTATCCGAACATCGTCGCGGCGATCCGGGATGCCGGCGGCGCGGCGACCCGGCTCTGA
- a CDS encoding urease accessory protein UreF, translating to MAERVPDALMLLAWLSPGYPVGAYAYSHGLEWAVEAGDVRDEASLRDWLAGVLEHGAGRSDAILAAHAHRAAAAGDAEALVAVNDLALAFSPSRELHLETSQQGRSFLDATRAAWDVPRLAGLAPHLDGPVAYPVAVGTAAGAHGLDRLTVLAAYLAAFLQNLVSASLRLAPVGQTAGTRVVAALMPLVASLARAVQELPLDEAGTATVRLDLGSFRHETQYTRIFRS from the coding sequence ATGGCTGAGCGGGTTCCGGACGCCCTGATGCTGCTCGCCTGGCTCTCGCCCGGCTATCCGGTGGGGGCCTACGCCTATTCGCACGGCCTCGAATGGGCCGTGGAGGCCGGCGACGTGCGCGACGAGGCGAGCTTGCGGGACTGGCTCGCCGGCGTCCTGGAGCACGGCGCCGGCCGCAGCGACGCGATCCTGGCCGCCCACGCCCACCGGGCCGCGGCGGCGGGGGATGCCGAGGCTCTGGTCGCCGTCAACGACCTCGCCCTGGCGTTCAGCCCCTCGCGAGAGCTGCATCTCGAGACCAGCCAGCAGGGCCGTTCGTTCCTCGACGCGACCCGCGCCGCCTGGGACGTACCGCGCCTCGCAGGCCTCGCCCCGCATCTCGACGGCCCTGTGGCCTACCCGGTGGCTGTCGGCACCGCCGCAGGCGCCCACGGGCTCGACCGCCTTACGGTGCTGGCGGCCTATCTCGCGGCCTTCCTGCAGAACCTCGTCTCGGCGTCGTTACGCCTCGCCCCCGTCGGCCAGACCGCCGGAACGCGGGTGGTCGCCGCCTTGATGCCGCTGGTCGCCTCCCTGGCGCGGGCGGTGCAGGAACTGCCCCTCGACGAAGCGGGAACGGCGACGGTACGGCTCGATCTCGGCTCGTTCCGGCACGAGACGCAGTATACGCGGATTTTCCGGTCTTAG
- a CDS encoding urease accessory protein UreE, whose protein sequence is MIRATRVIRRDALGPGEIVDRIVLDSGDRHRRRMAMRGIGGLAFLLDLPEPAVLDDGDALRLEDGRLVWVEAAPERLLEIRAPTDHALKRLIWHIGNRHIPAEIGPDALWIAHDHVLAAMVEGLGGTATPVERPFRPEGGAYAGGHPHDHTHDHGHDHGHGHHHHHDHSHDHSHG, encoded by the coding sequence ATGATCCGTGCCACCCGCGTCATCCGCCGCGACGCCCTCGGCCCCGGCGAAATCGTCGACCGCATCGTGCTCGATTCCGGCGACCGCCACCGCCGCCGCATGGCGATGCGGGGAATCGGCGGCCTCGCCTTCCTGCTCGACCTGCCCGAGCCGGCCGTGCTCGACGACGGCGACGCGCTGCGGCTCGAGGATGGGCGCCTGGTCTGGGTCGAGGCGGCGCCCGAGCGCCTGCTGGAGATCCGGGCGCCCACCGATCACGCCCTCAAGCGGCTGATCTGGCATATCGGCAACCGGCACATCCCGGCCGAGATCGGCCCGGACGCGCTCTGGATCGCCCACGACCACGTGCTCGCCGCGATGGTCGAGGGGTTGGGGGGCACAGCGACCCCGGTGGAAAGGCCGTTCCGGCCCGAGGGCGGGGCCTATGCGGGCGGGCACCCCCACGATCACACCCATGACCATGGGCACGACCACGGCCACGGGCATCACCATCATCACGACCATTCGCACGACCATTCCCATGGCTGA
- the ureC gene encoding urease subunit alpha encodes MSNTPKPASLPRAAYAAMFGPTKGDRIRLADTSLVIEVEQDHTRYGEEVKFGGGKVIRDGMGQSQASNAGGAVDTVITNAVVLDHWGIVKCDVGLKGGRIAALGKAGNPDIQDGVTIVVGPGTEVIAGEGKILTAGGFDSHIHFICPQQIDEALNSGITTMLGGGTGPAHGTFATTCTPGPWHIARMIEAADAFPMNLAFAGKGNASKPDSLVEMIRAGACALKLHEDWGTTPAAIDCCLSVADAHDIQVMIHTDTLNESGFVEDTIAAFKGRTIHAFHTEGAGGGHAPDIIKVAGLPNVLPSSTNPTRPFTRNTIDEHLDMLMVCHHLDPSIPEDLAFAESRIRKETIAAEDILHDIGALSMMSSDSQAMGRVGEVIIRTWQTADKMKRQRGALPGDSSGNDNARAKRYVAKYTINPAIAHGISRHVGSVEVGKLADLVLWSPVFFGVKPDLILKGGAIAAAPMGDPNASIPTPQPVHYRPMFGAFGRVPASTALTFVSRAAIEAGLRDTLGVMKEMVAVENVRGGISKKSMIHNDATPVIEVDPETYDVRADGELLVCEPAEVLPMAQRYFLF; translated from the coding sequence ATGTCCAACACCCCCAAGCCCGCCAGCCTCCCCCGCGCCGCCTACGCGGCGATGTTCGGGCCGACCAAGGGCGACCGCATCCGCCTCGCCGACACCTCCCTCGTCATCGAGGTCGAGCAGGACCACACCCGCTACGGCGAGGAGGTGAAGTTCGGCGGCGGCAAGGTGATCCGCGACGGGATGGGGCAGAGCCAGGCGAGCAATGCCGGCGGCGCCGTGGACACCGTCATCACCAACGCGGTGGTGCTGGACCATTGGGGCATCGTGAAATGCGATGTCGGGCTGAAGGGCGGGCGCATCGCGGCGCTCGGCAAGGCCGGCAACCCGGACATCCAGGACGGCGTCACCATCGTGGTCGGGCCGGGCACCGAGGTCATCGCCGGCGAGGGCAAGATCCTCACCGCCGGCGGGTTCGACAGCCACATCCACTTCATCTGCCCGCAGCAGATCGACGAGGCGCTGAATTCCGGCATCACCACGATGCTCGGCGGCGGCACGGGCCCGGCCCACGGCACCTTCGCCACCACCTGCACCCCCGGTCCCTGGCACATCGCCCGGATGATCGAGGCGGCGGACGCCTTCCCGATGAACCTGGCGTTTGCCGGCAAGGGCAACGCCTCGAAGCCCGACAGTTTGGTCGAGATGATCCGGGCCGGCGCCTGCGCGCTGAAGCTGCACGAGGATTGGGGCACGACGCCGGCTGCGATCGATTGCTGCCTGTCGGTGGCCGATGCCCACGACATCCAGGTGATGATCCATACCGACACGCTCAACGAATCGGGCTTCGTCGAGGACACGATCGCGGCCTTCAAGGGCCGTACCATCCACGCCTTCCATACCGAGGGCGCCGGCGGCGGCCACGCGCCGGACATCATCAAGGTGGCGGGGCTGCCCAACGTGCTGCCCTCCTCCACCAACCCGACGCGGCCGTTCACCCGCAACACCATCGACGAGCATCTCGACATGCTGATGGTGTGCCACCACCTCGACCCGTCGATCCCGGAAGACCTCGCCTTCGCCGAGAGCCGGATCCGCAAGGAGACGATCGCCGCCGAGGACATCCTGCACGACATCGGCGCGCTCTCGATGATGTCGTCGGACAGCCAGGCGATGGGCCGGGTCGGCGAGGTGATCATCCGCACCTGGCAGACCGCCGACAAGATGAAGCGCCAGCGCGGCGCGCTGCCGGGCGACTCTTCCGGCAACGACAATGCCCGCGCGAAGCGCTACGTCGCCAAGTACACGATCAACCCGGCCATCGCCCACGGCATCTCGCGCCATGTCGGCTCGGTGGAGGTCGGCAAGCTCGCCGATCTCGTGCTGTGGTCGCCGGTCTTCTTCGGGGTGAAGCCGGACCTGATCCTCAAGGGCGGCGCCATCGCGGCGGCCCCCATGGGCGATCCCAACGCCTCGATCCCGACGCCCCAGCCGGTGCATTACCGCCCGATGTTCGGCGCCTTCGGCCGGGTGCCGGCCTCGACCGCGCTCACCTTCGTGTCGAGGGCCGCGATCGAGGCGGGGCTTCGCGACACGCTCGGGGTGATGAAGGAGATGGTCGCGGTCGAGAACGTGCGCGGCGGCATCTCGAAGAAGAGCATGATCCACAACGACGCCACCCCGGTGATCGAGGTCGACCCCGAGACCTACGACGTGCGCGCCGACGGCGAATTGCTGGTCTGCGAGCCCGCCGAGGTGCTGCCGATGGCGCAGCGCTACTTCCTGTTCTGA
- a CDS encoding HD domain-containing protein, with protein sequence MSPYGKVLRDHVALVARAADFAARRHADHRRKGAAREPYVNHLAEVAALLADTADAPNTWLVAAGWLHDSIEDTGTTHDELSRLFGPVVADLVAEVTDDKSLPKAERKRLQVERAPHKSPDAKAIKIADKVSNLRSLASSPPDDWDRIRLLDYVAWAERVVAGCRGTNAALESIFDQSADAARRAV encoded by the coding sequence GTGAGCCCCTACGGTAAGGTTCTTCGCGATCACGTGGCCCTCGTCGCGCGGGCGGCCGATTTCGCGGCCCGCCGGCACGCGGACCATCGCCGCAAGGGCGCCGCGCGGGAACCCTACGTGAACCATCTCGCGGAGGTCGCCGCGCTCCTCGCCGACACCGCTGACGCGCCGAACACCTGGCTGGTCGCCGCCGGCTGGCTCCACGACTCGATCGAGGATACCGGCACCACCCACGACGAACTCTCGCGCCTCTTCGGGCCCGTCGTGGCCGATCTCGTGGCCGAGGTCACCGACGACAAGTCGCTGCCCAAGGCGGAGCGCAAGCGCCTCCAGGTCGAGCGGGCGCCGCACAAGTCGCCCGATGCCAAGGCGATCAAGATCGCCGACAAGGTCAGCAACCTGCGCTCCCTGGCATCGAGCCCGCCCGACGACTGGGACCGCATACGGCTCCTCGATTACGTCGCCTGGGCCGAGCGCGTCGTCGCCGGGTGCCGCGGCACGAATGCGGCCCTCGAATCCATCTTCGATCAATCCGCCGATGCGGCGCGGAGAGCGGTCTGA
- a CDS encoding urease subunit gamma, whose amino-acid sequence MLLTPREKDKLLVAMAAMVARNRLSRGVKLNHPEAVALITDFVVEGARDGRTVAQLMQLGAQVLTADQVMEGVPEMIHDIQVEATFPDGTKLVTVHHPIRGTPASDVPGEVTTPDGEIVFNEGAPRMVMEVANTGDRPIQVGSHYHFFEVNPALRFDRDKARGQRLDIAPGTAVRFEPGSTREVVLIPMGGGRAVYGFRGDVMGAL is encoded by the coding sequence GTGCTGCTGACCCCCCGCGAGAAGGACAAGCTCCTCGTCGCCATGGCGGCCATGGTGGCCCGCAACCGCCTGTCCCGGGGCGTGAAGCTCAACCACCCCGAAGCGGTAGCGCTGATCACCGATTTCGTGGTCGAGGGCGCCCGCGACGGCCGCACCGTGGCCCAGCTGATGCAGCTCGGCGCGCAAGTTCTCACCGCCGACCAGGTGATGGAGGGCGTGCCGGAGATGATCCACGACATCCAGGTCGAGGCCACCTTCCCGGACGGCACCAAGCTCGTCACCGTCCACCACCCGATCCGCGGCACCCCCGCCAGCGACGTGCCCGGCGAGGTGACGACGCCCGACGGCGAGATCGTGTTCAACGAGGGTGCGCCCCGCATGGTGATGGAGGTCGCCAATACCGGCGACCGGCCGATCCAGGTCGGCTCGCATTACCACTTCTTCGAGGTCAACCCGGCGCTCCGCTTCGACCGCGACAAGGCCCGCGGCCAGCGCCTCGACATCGCCCCGGGCACCGCCGTGCGCTTCGAGCCCGGTTCGACCCGGGAGGTGGTGCTGATCCCGATGGGCGGCGGGCGCGCGGTGTACGGGTTCCGGGGCGACGTGATGGGGGCACTGTGA
- a CDS encoding urease accessory protein UreD yields the protein MQQSPLPDALRRQRSIGHVALSVARMPGGATRTADLAESGPLRLRLPRPEHGRGRIGPMEAVLLNSAGGIACGDRFTVEARLGPGTDLVLTTTAAEKIYRSDGPVTRLDVALTLEAEAALAWLPQETILFDGARLARSFSAEIAPDARLTLFEALVFGRAAKGEVMRDGALADSWRLRRAGRLVYADTFRLEADISERLAKRAVAGGARAMATLLHLAPDAESRLDQARDLIAASGCEALSVEAGASAWNGMLSLRLLGPEIGPLRLVASRILEGFRGRPLPRVWQT from the coding sequence ATGCAGCAATCCCCCCTTCCCGACGCCCTCCGCCGCCAGCGCTCGATCGGGCACGTCGCGCTCAGCGTGGCACGGATGCCGGGCGGCGCCACGCGGACCGCCGACCTCGCCGAATCCGGCCCGTTGCGCCTGCGCCTGCCGCGGCCCGAACATGGACGCGGCAGGATTGGGCCCATGGAAGCGGTGCTGCTCAACAGCGCCGGCGGCATCGCCTGCGGCGACCGGTTCACGGTCGAGGCACGGCTCGGTCCGGGAACGGACCTCGTCCTCACCACCACGGCGGCGGAAAAAATCTACCGCTCGGACGGGCCGGTGACGCGGCTCGACGTGGCGCTCACCCTCGAGGCCGAGGCCGCCCTGGCCTGGCTGCCGCAGGAGACGATCCTGTTCGACGGCGCGCGGCTCGCCCGCAGCTTCTCCGCCGAGATCGCCCCGGATGCCCGCCTCACCCTGTTCGAGGCCCTGGTCTTCGGCCGCGCCGCGAAGGGCGAGGTGATGCGGGACGGCGCCCTCGCCGATTCCTGGCGCCTGCGCCGCGCCGGGCGCCTCGTCTACGCCGACACGTTCCGGCTCGAGGCCGACATCTCCGAGAGGCTTGCGAAGCGCGCGGTGGCCGGCGGCGCTCGCGCCATGGCGACCCTGCTCCACCTTGCCCCGGACGCAGAGAGCCGCCTGGATCAGGCCCGCGACCTGATCGCCGCCTCGGGCTGCGAGGCCCTGTCGGTCGAAGCCGGGGCGAGCGCCTGGAACGGGATGCTGAGCTTACGCCTGCTCGGGCCGGAGATCGGCCCGTTGCGCCTCGTGGCCTCGCGGATCCTCGAAGGGTTTCGCGGCCGGCCGCTGCCGCGGGTGTGGCAGACCTGA
- a CDS encoding cupin domain-containing protein, protein MSPDIMSSDALLSEGACRVVRPGSTIVGKQALTYAPAVSAESVGSKGLHMQLVTLPPGARAKAHLHEAHETALHVLSGVAGTWYGPRLEHHLWSRAGDFVYIPAGVPHLPYNASRTETCTAVIARTDPNEQESVVLLPELDALRPPEADVMAE, encoded by the coding sequence ATGTCGCCTGACATCATGTCATCTGATGCCCTCTTGTCGGAGGGCGCCTGCCGGGTCGTGCGCCCGGGCTCGACAATCGTCGGCAAGCAGGCGCTGACCTACGCGCCGGCAGTCTCGGCCGAATCGGTGGGGTCGAAGGGTCTGCACATGCAGCTCGTCACCCTGCCGCCGGGCGCGCGGGCGAAGGCGCACCTGCACGAGGCGCACGAGACCGCTCTGCACGTGCTCTCGGGCGTCGCCGGCACCTGGTACGGTCCCCGGCTGGAGCATCACCTGTGGAGCCGGGCCGGCGATTTCGTCTACATCCCGGCCGGAGTGCCGCACCTGCCCTACAATGCCAGCCGCACCGAGACCTGCACGGCGGTGATCGCCCGGACCGATCCGAACGAGCAGGAGAGCGTGGTTCTGCTGCCGGAACTCGATGCGCTCCGGCCGCCGGAGGCGGACGTGATGGCGGAGTGA
- a CDS encoding M16 family metallopeptidase yields the protein MTPADAVSRTAAASSSSPTLARPVLSARGIEAWHVPSPVVPLIALAFTFEGGAAQDPEGKAGTAQMLARLLDEGAGPHDSDAFQERLAARAIELSFHAGPDAIGGSLKMLVKHADEAIELLALALAQPRFDPAAIERVRAQMLAGLRYQQNDPGVMASRRFFAEAYPGHPYGRPSSGTIESVSSITRDDLVAMHRRLLARGRVKVAAVGAIGEEVLLHALDAAFGALPEGGELTVVPTTRITGLGRRLVVDLDVPQSVLRFGTDGVPWRDPDFIPAYVLNHILGGGAFTSRLFQEVREKRGLAYSVGTSLVSHRAASMTWGYTATKNERVAECLTVIADEIARLTSDGPDDDELQKAKDYLTGSYALGFDTSTKIAHQLVQIAFEGLGIDYIARRNGLIGAVTQADIRRAAARTLGDGKLLVVAAGRPTAM from the coding sequence ATGACCCCGGCCGACGCCGTCTCCCGCACTGCCGCCGCCTCGTCCTCCTCGCCGACCCTGGCGCGCCCCGTCCTCTCGGCCCGCGGCATCGAGGCCTGGCACGTGCCGTCGCCGGTCGTCCCGCTGATCGCGCTGGCCTTCACCTTCGAGGGCGGCGCCGCGCAGGACCCCGAAGGCAAGGCCGGCACCGCCCAGATGCTGGCCCGCCTCCTCGACGAGGGCGCCGGCCCGCACGATTCCGACGCCTTCCAGGAGCGGCTCGCCGCCCGCGCCATCGAGCTGAGCTTCCATGCCGGGCCGGACGCCATCGGCGGCTCGCTCAAGATGCTGGTCAAGCACGCCGACGAGGCGATCGAGCTGCTCGCCCTGGCGCTCGCCCAGCCCCGCTTCGACCCCGCGGCGATCGAGCGGGTGCGGGCGCAGATGCTGGCGGGACTGCGCTACCAGCAGAACGACCCCGGCGTGATGGCCTCGCGCCGCTTCTTCGCCGAAGCCTATCCGGGGCACCCTTACGGCCGGCCCTCGTCCGGCACGATCGAGAGCGTGTCGTCGATCACCCGCGACGACCTCGTGGCGATGCACCGCCGGCTCCTCGCCCGCGGCCGGGTCAAGGTCGCGGCGGTCGGCGCCATCGGCGAGGAGGTGCTGCTGCACGCACTCGACGCCGCCTTCGGTGCCCTGCCGGAGGGCGGCGAACTGACCGTGGTGCCGACGACCCGGATCACGGGCTTGGGCCGTCGCCTCGTCGTCGATCTCGACGTGCCGCAATCGGTCCTGCGCTTCGGCACCGACGGCGTGCCGTGGCGCGACCCCGACTTCATCCCGGCCTACGTGCTCAACCACATCCTGGGCGGCGGCGCCTTCACCTCGCGGCTGTTTCAGGAAGTGCGCGAGAAGCGCGGCCTCGCCTACTCGGTCGGCACCTCGCTGGTGAGCCACCGCGCCGCCTCGATGACCTGGGGCTACACCGCGACCAAGAACGAGCGCGTCGCCGAGTGCCTGACGGTGATCGCCGACGAGATCGCCCGCCTGACCAGCGACGGCCCCGACGACGACGAGTTGCAGAAGGCCAAGGATTACCTCACCGGCTCCTACGCGCTCGGCTTCGATACCTCGACCAAGATCGCCCACCAGCTGGTGCAGATCGCCTTCGAGGGTCTGGGCATCGACTACATCGCCCGCCGCAACGGCCTGATCGGCGCGGTGACGCAGGCCGACATCCGCCGCGCCGCGGCCCGGACGCTGGGGGATGGGAAGCTGCTGGTGGTGGCGGCGGGGCGGCCGACGGCGATGTGA
- a CDS encoding M16 family metallopeptidase — MRPAPGLVCPVSATLRTDAAPFGRAEAGGPEVASFVLDNGLDVVVVPDHRAPVVTHMVWYRNGSADDPLGQSGIAHFLEHLMFKGTETHPVGAFSKAVSSLGGQENAFTSFDYTAYFQRVARDNLKTMMSFEADRMTGLILDDAVVAPERDVVLEERRMRVETDPAAQLSEAMAASLFVHHPYGIPIIGWMHEIEVLNRTHALDYYRRFYTPENAILVVAGDVTADEVRRLADDTYGVVAPRGARPQRVRPREPEPRAARRLSVADPKVEQPTLQRLYLTPSCMTARDGESHALELLAEVLGGGPTSYLYRSLVLEQGVAVNAGAWYMGSAIDDTRFSVYAVPAEGVSLEKLEEALDRALARAPSEALSATAIERAKTRLVAETVYSSDSQSSLARIFGSALAIGESIEEVRRWPSEIESVQASRLAAVAERYLVPARSVTGYLIKGPAAAAAA, encoded by the coding sequence ATGCGCCCCGCCCCCGGCCTCGTCTGCCCCGTCAGCGCCACCCTGCGCACCGACGCGGCGCCCTTCGGCCGAGCGGAGGCGGGCGGTCCCGAAGTGGCGTCCTTCGTGCTCGACAACGGCCTCGACGTGGTGGTGGTGCCCGACCACCGCGCGCCGGTCGTCACCCACATGGTTTGGTACCGCAACGGCTCGGCCGACGATCCGCTCGGCCAGTCCGGCATCGCCCACTTCCTCGAGCACCTGATGTTCAAGGGCACCGAGACCCACCCGGTCGGCGCCTTCTCGAAGGCGGTGTCGAGCTTGGGCGGCCAGGAGAACGCCTTCACGTCCTTCGACTACACGGCGTATTTCCAGCGCGTCGCCCGCGACAACCTCAAGACCATGATGAGCTTCGAGGCGGACCGGATGACCGGCCTGATCCTCGACGACGCCGTGGTGGCGCCCGAGCGCGACGTGGTGCTGGAGGAGCGCCGCATGCGGGTCGAGACCGACCCGGCGGCGCAGCTCTCCGAGGCGATGGCGGCCTCGCTCTTCGTGCATCATCCCTACGGCATCCCGATCATCGGCTGGATGCACGAGATCGAGGTTCTGAACCGCACCCACGCCCTCGACTATTACCGCCGCTTCTACACCCCGGAGAACGCCATCCTGGTGGTCGCCGGCGACGTCACCGCCGACGAGGTCCGGCGGCTCGCCGACGACACCTACGGCGTGGTGGCGCCGCGCGGCGCCCGGCCGCAGCGGGTGCGGCCGCGGGAGCCGGAGCCCCGCGCCGCGCGCCGGCTCAGCGTCGCCGACCCGAAGGTCGAGCAGCCGACCCTGCAGCGGCTCTACCTCACCCCCTCCTGCATGACCGCCCGCGACGGCGAGAGCCACGCGCTCGAACTGCTGGCCGAGGTGCTGGGCGGCGGGCCGACCTCCTACCTCTACCGCAGCCTGGTGCTGGAGCAGGGCGTCGCGGTGAATGCCGGCGCCTGGTACATGGGCTCGGCGATCGACGACACCCGCTTCTCGGTCTACGCCGTGCCGGCGGAGGGCGTGAGCCTGGAAAAGCTCGAAGAAGCCCTCGACCGGGCGCTCGCCCGCGCCCCCTCCGAGGCCCTGTCCGCCACCGCGATCGAGCGGGCGAAGACCCGGCTGGTCGCCGAGACGGTCTATTCCTCCGACAGCCAGTCGTCGCTCGCCCGCATCTTCGGCTCCGCGCTCGCCATCGGCGAGAGCATCGAGGAGGTGCGGCGCTGGCCTTCCGAGATCGAGTCGGTCCAGGCCTCGCGCCTCGCGGCGGTGGCCGAGCGCTACCTGGTGCCGGCCCGCTCGGTCACCGGCTACCTGATCAAGGGCCCGGCAGCCGCGGCGGCCGCCTGA
- the lspA gene encoding signal peptidase II: MRPLPFGLLVALVTLVLDQATKLGLLFVADLPLREPVVLAPFAQLIVVWNRGVSYGLFQQDSALGRWVLVALSLVASVALSVWMARAGSRWLAGSLGMIVGGAIGNAIDRAAYGAVFDFVHLHAGAWSWYVFNVADAGIVFGVVGLLYDGLVLERRRAPATGERT, translated from the coding sequence ATGCGTCCCCTCCCCTTCGGCCTTCTGGTCGCGCTCGTCACCCTGGTCCTCGACCAGGCGACGAAGCTCGGCCTTCTCTTCGTCGCCGATCTTCCCCTGCGCGAGCCCGTGGTGCTCGCGCCCTTCGCGCAGCTGATCGTGGTGTGGAACCGCGGCGTCTCCTACGGGCTGTTCCAGCAGGATTCGGCTTTGGGGCGCTGGGTGCTGGTGGCGCTGTCGCTGGTGGCCTCGGTCGCGCTCTCGGTGTGGATGGCGCGGGCCGGCAGCCGCTGGCTCGCCGGCTCGCTGGGGATGATCGTCGGCGGGGCGATCGGCAACGCCATCGACCGGGCCGCCTACGGGGCGGTGTTCGACTTCGTCCACCTCCATGCCGGGGCCTGGTCCTGGTACGTGTTCAACGTGGCGGATGCCGGCATCGTCTTCGGGGTGGTGGGGCTTCTCTACGACGGGCTGGTGCTGGAGCGCCGCCGCGCCCCGGCAACCGGCGAGAGGACCTGA